The Neovison vison isolate M4711 chromosome 5, ASM_NN_V1, whole genome shotgun sequence genome includes a region encoding these proteins:
- the SLC35B1 gene encoding solute carrier family 35 member B1 yields the protein MAASSSLLPDRLRLPLCFLGVFVCYFYYGILQEKITRGKYGEGAKQETFTFALTLVFIQCVINAVFAKILIQFFDTARVDRTRSWLYAACSVSYLGAMVSSNSALQFVNYPTQVLGKSCKPIPVMLLGVTLLKKKYPMAKYLCVLLIVAGVALFMYKPKKVVGMEEHAVGYGELLLLLSLTLDGLTGVSQDHMRAHYQTGSNHMMLNINLWSTLLLGAGILFTGELWEFLSFAERYPTIIYNILLFGLTSALGQSFIFMTVVYFGPLTCSIITTTRKFFTILASVILFANPISPLQWVGTILVFLGLGLDAKFGKGAKKTSH from the exons ATGGCCGCCAGCAGCTCCCTGCTGCCCGACCGGCTGCGCCTGCCGCTCTGCTTCCTTGGCGTCTTTGTCTGCTATTTCTACTATGGGATCCTGCAGGAAAAGAT AACAAGAGGAAAGTATGGGGAGGGAGCCAAGCAGGAGACGTTCACTTTTGCCTTAACTTTGGTCTTCATTCAATGTGTGATCAATGCTGTGTTTGCCAAGATCT TGATCCAGTTTTTTGACACCGCCAGGGTGGATCGCACTCGGAGCTGGCTCTATGCCGCCTGTTCTGTCTCTTATCTGGGTGCCATGGTCTCCAGCAACTCGGCACTGCAGTTTGTCAACTATCCGACTCAG GTCCTTGGTAAATCCTGCAAGCCAATCCCAG TCATGCTCCTTGGAGTTACCCTCTTGAAGAAGAAGTACCCAATGGCCAAGTACCTGTGTGTGTTGCTAATTGTGGCTGGAGTGGCCCTTTTCATGTACAAACCCAAGAAAGTAGTTGGGATGGAAGAACACGCAGTTGGCTACGGAGAGCTGCTTCTG TTATTATCTCTGACCCTGGATGGACTGACGGGCGTTTCCCAGGACCACATGCGAGCTCATTACCAAACAGGCTCCAACCACATGATGCTGAATATCAACCTTTGGTCGACTTTGCTGCTGGGAGCCG GAATCCTGTTCACTGGGGAGCTCTGGGAGTTCTTGAGCTTTGCTGAAAGATACCCTACCATCATCTATAACATCCTGCTCTTTGGCCTGACCAGTGCTCTAGGTCAG AGCTTCATCTTCATGACAGTTGTGTATTTTGGCCCCCTGACCTGCTCCATCATCACCACAACTCGAAAGTTCTTCACCATCTTGGCCTCTGTGATCCTCTTCGCCAACCCTATCAGCCCCCTGCAGTGGGTGGGCACCATACTCGTGTTCTTGG GTCTTGGTCTTGATGCCAAGTTTGGGAAAGGAGCCAAGAAGACATCCCACTAG